In the Pseudobacteroides sp. genome, GCATTAGTTCCTCCGTAGTTTATACTATCAGAGTGTTTACAAGCAACAGGAGTGACGTCTTTCTGAAATAACCCCTGTGAACCAAAAAGCTGTATAACCTTGTTCATAAACATATCAAATGTATCAATTACCCTATAATAACAAGTATCATTGTATTTTGCATAACGTCCATTACAAAATGAAGTTGTTTGCTTTTCAAGTTCCGCAAGTAATTTTATAAATTCAAAAACAAAGTCTCCTCTTATTGTTGATGTATCTATATACGGTTCTGAAATAGATTTAAAAAATATACCTTGGCTTCTTAAAAAACTGATAAACTCTAATAGTTCTTGGACAGATGATGCCATACTTTTAATGTCCATAGCAACCACAACATCTCCCTTATTTAGTACTTGAAGCAAAGAGGCATACCCTGGCAAGTCAGCATTTATTGGTAACTGTACATATTTCCGTATATTTTTATCAACAAATATGTTCTGTTTTGGTACTATTGCTAATAATGCAATAACCTTTTCATTTAAAATCTTTTCGTTATTCTCCTTTGCTAACTTCATTTGATAATATGTAGCCTGTGGCAATATAAAAGTTCGAACATACCCATACATTTTCATAAATAATTCACTCCAGTCATATTTTTATTTTATAGTGTTGACTATAAAGGAATATGTCACTGAATAAAGTACCCAACGTCTTAAAAATAAAGACTTAAAAAAAAGTCACCATGAGTAACCCCTCATAGAGACTTTTATAAAACAATTATTAGGTACTTATTTTGTATTTATTACGTGTTGCATTTCCACCCCTGATATGTCTTTCAGCTTTATTAATTTCTAAAATGATTTTTACTTCTTCTGCAAGCTGCGGATATAAATCCATGAGTCGTTCAACAATGTCCTTATGAACTGTGGACTTACTAATGCCGAAATTTTTTGCCGTATCTCTAACGGTAGCTTTATTAGCTATGGTATAATTAGCTAGAGACAAAACCCTTTCACTTATATACTCTTTCATAGTCGTTTTTCCCCCTTAATCAATTTTGAAGAAAAATGACCAATTCCTTTCCTTTTTATAAGTGCTGTTTGTACAGTACTTTTGCTTATACCAAACTTTTTTGCAGCTGCTCTAACGGTTGCCTTGTTTTCAATAATAAAATTGGCCAAATCTACAGCACGCTCTTCTATGTACTCCTTCAATTCAGAATTCCCCCCTGTCACACCTTTGTTGGTAAAATATGTATAGCATTGAAATTG is a window encoding:
- a CDS encoding sporulation transcriptional regulator SpoIIID, with product MKEYIEERAVDLANFIIENKATVRAAAKKFGISKSTVQTALIKRKGIGHFSSKLIKGEKRL
- the spoIIID gene encoding sporulation transcriptional regulator SpoIIID — its product is MKEYISERVLSLANYTIANKATVRDTAKNFGISKSTVHKDIVERLMDLYPQLAEEVKIILEINKAERHIRGGNATRNKYKIST
- a CDS encoding recombinase family protein, whose translation is MKMYGYVRTFILPQATYYQMKLAKENNEKILNEKVIALLAIVPKQNIFVDKNIRKYVQLPINADLPGYASLLQVLNKGDVVVAMDIKSMASSVQELLEFISFLRSQGIFFKSISEPYIDTSTIRGDFVFEFIKLLAELEKQTTSFCNGRYAKYNDTCYYRVIDTFDMFMNKVIQLFGSQGLFQKDVTPVACKHSDSINYGGTNACKWYAYSQYAFHELLTDAGIINSTKK